A single region of the Hyphomicrobiales bacterium genome encodes:
- a CDS encoding hypothetical protein (Evidence 5 : Unknown function), with protein MMERFIETGTDRHGGARVLHRREMLRQRQRAGNDEHIGAFAGHRLDSLEAGSRTQRQFDDVDAAISQSLRERDCGFDIGNRDDRHYAAPPDTLYITLHQSIPIHAFETATAVRPVASDGP; from the coding sequence ATGATGGAGCGCTTCATTGAAACCGGGACTGACCGCCACGGTGGCGCCCGCGTTCTTCACCGCCGCGAAATGCTCCGGCAACGTCAGCGTGCCGGCAATGACGAGCACATCGGGGCATTTGCTGGCCACCGCCTCGACAGCCTTGAGGCCGGCAGCCGTACGCAGCGTCAGTTCGACGACGTCGATGCCGCCATCAGCCAGAGCCTGCGTGAGAGGGACTGCGGCTTCGATATCGGGAACCGTGACGACAGGCACTACGCCGCACCGCCGGATACGCTCTACATAACCTTGCATCAGTCCATTCCCATTCACGCGTTCGAAACGGCCACGGCCGTG